DNA from Prunus persica cultivar Lovell chromosome G6, Prunus_persica_NCBIv2, whole genome shotgun sequence:
TAACATAAAATCCGGTTGTTGAACATGATGGATAGGAGAATGAGTTTTGGATTTGATGTGCTTGGCCTGCAAGCGAGCTTTGGGTAGGAGGAGAATTGAGTTTTTGAGTTGTTTGTGCTTGTGTGAGGTTGGGTTGGTAGAGGGGTGGGTGATTCCGGTGAATCGCGGTGGATGAGCATAATGGTCAACCCCTGGTTGCCATTGTGGCTCCTGGCAGCAAGCAAGAAATAGCCATTGATTCTGTTCCAGATAAGATAACCTTTTAAACATACAATCTGATCTGGTTattgcaaaaaaagaaaagaaaagaaaaataccctCCGCGCTGATAATCAAATATATCAGGGATTATATCTGCTAATTGCTCTCATCATAAACCAGAAGAGTGCGACTTTGCAATAGAGCATCCATGTAGTacttcctcatcatcatcatcatcaacattgATCACCACattcattgattttctttttctttcatgtaTTTGTTGTGGTGCTTTATTGGTCTTTTTATGAACACTTGCTCTTATTCTGTCGAACTTATTATGATTCTTCCTCAATCGACAAaccacaaaatcaaaaccagGAGTAGTTTGATCATGACCTTCATCACCTACAAAAAGGCTATATTCATCCAAAAACCACTCAGCATTGTGCTCTGACTTTGGATTCTTATACCGAAGCTTTCTTACGTTACCAATAGGATTAGGGTTTCCATCGTAAATCAATTTGGGGGCTACTCGTTGGCTCCAAGTCCCTTCGCAGCCAATCCGGCGATGGGTGCGCGAACTGCAGTAATTTATCCTCTTGAGCTGGCAGATGAAGTATAAGTCTTGATCATGGAGTTGATCTCTTCCATAGTCTTCCCATATCTTCCATGGTTCTTTGGTGCCGAAGAGGTCCTCGTCATGAACAATGCCGTGGTATGACGGGTTCAAAGGCTCTCTCTCAATCACCATCTTGTAGAGAATGGAACGTATGATTTCTTGATCTGTGGGGTGGAAGTGGAAAGCTAACGACACATTACGCGAATTAGCCATTAATGCTAATATATGATGGATCAAGTGGAGTAGTTCTTGTTTCTCTCTATTGTTTGCTTAAGGTTTTGATGGAACAAGGAGACTAGGGCAAGAGATGTGCGGTATTTATAAGCATCACTGAGCCCATGTAGGAATGGGAATGTTTGGGCATGCTTATTTATTCAGAATGGGAAAGTTAGGGTTATTAACTGAAAGGGTAACTCGGAAAGTTATGAATTCGGAAACTTAAGAATATGGTAACTTGTAAATACCTAATTAAACTCACTGAAAACATAGAAAACAAACCTTTCGTTGGCAAGTCCATTAGAAAAGACATTAAGTGCTGGCGTGTCAGGTCTGATGTAACATTTTTTATATGGAGTGGACCTCCATGTGGAttaacaattaattaaaattttaaaataaaatatctaaaataataaaaaattaaaaaagaattgaaacaGTAACCACTTTCATAAGAGGAATATGTATACCGACCCCATCCATAAATAATAACCTCATGAATAGGTAGGTATTCATGGTCCCAACCTTTTAAATTGAAACACTAACCTCCACATAGCCACCATTAATCCCGACCCCAGCCATCACTGAAAACCCAGCCACCATTAATCCATCCCTTCTCCCTTCCCCAACCCATCGCACCTCTGATTTGAAACCTAGACCCCTTCCCCAACCCacactctttctctctctctctcgctctctctcgcACAGATTAGCCAGCCACAACAGCCGCAGCCAAACCCCCAGGAATTCCTCAGCCCACACTCTGCACCACCGCACCACGGTCCACCCACCCTTTGATAAGTAAACATGTAAATTACTTGGAGATGGGAGAATAGATGGTAGCAAGGCTTTTCGAGTTTCAAATCTGGAACATGATTTTTCCGTATGGAATTAGGAAAGCGTGGAGAGGTCTTCTTGATTTTAATTAGGTGTTAGTCCTTGCACCATGGGCCGCCTATAGGACCCGACccatcaaaagaagaagaatagataaattaaaattaaaccggGTCGGGAGACGGAATGGCAAATGGGATGTGTACCCGCCAAAAATACCGTTAATGAAGTGGAGGCTAACGAGTCTTTCCTTCtccaaaaaaatggaaaaaaccGTCCGAAAACTCAAAGGAAGACAGAGAGACGCAACGCAGTGCCTGAACGAGACCAGGGACGGACCCATGAATTTTATGTCGTAGAGTCATAGtgtaaaagttcaatttttaaacTGAGGGTTTAGAGGGCAGCGGCGACAATGGAGGATTTGGGGTTTAAAGGCTTGGTGGGGAAGAGGGTTAAAGGTTTATGAGGGTGGAGATTGGGGATTTAGGTTTGAGGGTTTAGAAAATAGGTGTTTTGGAGATGAAAATTCGGGAGGAAGCTGTGCAGCAGATACAATctgttctgtttttcttttttttataaaagacctggaccaaaacgacgtcgttttggccaggtcttttaaaaaaaaattcgctggtccaaaacgacggcGTTTTGGCCAGTgagttcttaaaaaaaaattcgctgCTGGTCCAAAAtgacgccgttttggccagcctgtttttttaaaaaaattagaagctgggccaaaacgacgccgttttggccagcttctttaaaacaaaaaacagatttcctgttcaccttcttcttcctctgtcTGCAACTCCTCCCTTCAGCCATTCTCATGGGGTCACACCCCAATTCAAAGGGACCTTCTACCTTGCTTTCATGGAGTCCATAGGGTCGTTTGACCCCATTGACCCCACTATGAGTCCGTCCCTGAACGAGACGAGACGAGAGAGAGCCTCTCTAACCCAGCGAGTCGACTTaatatgcaagaaatatgCTCTCGTTGACCACGAAATCCAAACCGCTCTTGTGATTTGTTTGTTCCCATCtgattgtttgtgtttttggttgctgagaaaatgcaggaagttttgagtttgtggtGTTTGATTGTGTGTGGGAATATGCAGAAAGCCAGAAGGCTTCGAGAGGGAGAGTAAGTGTGGAGATTCGTCGGACCAAATGCTCGATTGGCTTAGAAAAAGGTGAAATCATATTATAGTCTTTTCCTTCTAGGCCATTTCATTTCTCCTATTCATGTTTTACCCTgcttcaaaaatatatttcccACCTTATGATGTTTCCATTGCACTTTTGGTAACTGATCTGCATTTTGCTTTGACAACAGAAATTGCAAATGTAACCAACCCATATATTAGGTCTTATCTTACAATCTTGATACCAGTATTTATCTGTGATAACCCTTTTTCTTAGAGAATTCTTGGGAACATTAGTCTTGCCACGCCGGAGCATGAATTGGAGTAGGGACTGTGTTGTGAATTTTAGATAACATGAAAATGAAGATTATTCTAAACCTAAATTATACGCAAGAGCACAGGCTTAATCATAATTTAGTAAGGCAAACACAATGTCATTCTCATGAGGATTGAGTTTAACTTTTAATTAAGGGTTATTGACCGAAATGGTCCCTCAACTTTAGCTctagtatcattttggtctactaactaaaattttcatttcaattgtCCCATAACTCTTCATTTGGTATCAAAACGGTCCCACCGTTAAAGTTTGTTAATATTACCGTTAAATTGAGGGGTAAAATTGTCCAtatgaattaaaatattaatacaataattaaaaattaaagaaaactatTATAGGAACTTGtacctaattttaaaattgaaaaaattgaatcttaCCACCaacatggttttcttttttagggcTGACATGAACATAAaaagtaataattttttttcctattatttaaattagcTTCTCTCGCGCCTGTGAgagtcattttttaaaaaaatttaaatttattttagaattaaaaaaaaataatggatagttg
Protein-coding regions in this window:
- the LOC18773089 gene encoding NAC domain-containing protein 68, encoding MANSRNVSLAFHFHPTDQEIIRSILYKMVIEREPLNPSYHGIVHDEDLFGTKEPWKIWEDYGRDQLHDQDLYFICQLKRINYCSSRTHRRIGCEGTWSQRVAPKLIYDGNPNPIGNVRKLRYKNPKSEHNAEWFLDEYSLFVGDEGHDQTTPGFDFVVCRLRKNHNKFDRIRASVHKKTNKAPQQIHERKRKSMNVVINVDDDDDEEVLHGCSIAKSHSSGL